Within Cystobacter ferrugineus, the genomic segment TTGAGCCGCAGGGAGACCTTGGCGGGCTTGCCGTCGACCTGGGCGTGACCGGACTCGATGAGGCCCTGCAGGCGCGAGCGGGTGAACTCGGGAAACAGGCGCGCGAGCACTTGATCCAACCGCTCGCCCCGGGCTTCGGGCGGGGCCAGATGCTCGCGCACGTCGGGGCCTACCAAATCTTCGACTTCACGTGCGCCTTGGAGCGCAGGACGATGTCGTTGATGGCCCGCTCGAAGAAGTTCATGCGCTGGAAGATTTCCGGGCTGACGCGGCTCTTGTACAGCTCACGGCCTTCCTCGAGCTCCTCCTTGAGGACCTCGAAGAGGTTGTCCTGCTCGATGCCCTTGATGATCTTCTGCTCGTTGTAGAGCGAGATATCCGAAGCAATCGCGCGGGCCAGCCGCATCGCCTTGATCTTTTCTTCTTCCGTCATTCTGGCCCTTTCTAGGCACCCCCTCCTGGGGTGTCAACTTCGTTGCCAGGAACAAGCATGAGGGAATGACGTTCCCGCTCAGCGCTTTTTCTTGTCCTCCGAGGAAGCGAGGGCCATGTAGCTGCGCGACACCCGGAGGGGATCCAACCCGAGCTCCCGGGCCATGCTCATCAACATGCCGCGCAGGTAGACGGGCGCGGGGAGCTGATCGTAGCGATCCGCCTCGATGTTCTCCACGTGCCGCACGGAGATGCGGGTGCGATCGGCCAGGGAATGCGGCGACAGGTTGCGGCCCTCACGCACCTGACGCAGCAGTTCACCGTTGAACTCGGCATCGATCGCGATGTCGACGACCGTCTTGAGGCGGGTGCGCGAGTCGCGCCCCTTCATCGACGCGGGATTGAGCGGCGACTCAGCGGGGGGGATGGACCCCGCCGGGGGGCTCACCGAGGCCTCGCCGGGCGGTTGACCCGGAGGCGGACGGCTCACGGCGCGCGACGGCTCCGGCTCGGGACGGGTGGGAGACGGGCGCAACCCCGGACGCGCGGGCAAGGGAGGCGGAATGACGCCACCGTGGCGTCTCACCGGCGCGGAGGGCCGCGCGTGGATGACGGGCTTCGTGCCCGCCGGAGGCTCGGGGAGCAGGGCTTCCGGGGGCGGCGGCGGAGGCGGAGTCACCGCCACGGGCGAGGCCTCGACGACGATGGGGGCCTCCTCCCCCACCGGAGCGGCCTCCAGCATGGCCGTCAGGTCCACCACCACCGAGGCCGCGTCCACCACGGGCGCGGTCTCCTGGGCCACGGGCGCGGGCTCGACGACGGGGGCCGCTTCCACCACGGGCGCGGCCACCTGCTCCGGCGCGGCCACCCGCGCTGGCGCGGTCTCGGCGACGGGGGCGTCCACCACGGGCGCGGGCTCGACGGCCGGGGCCGCCGTCACCACCGGCGCGGCCGCCACCGTGCGCGAGTCCTCCACCACCACATCCGTCTCGAGCAGTTCCACGGCCTCGGCCTCGGAACTCTCGGGGGCCGGCGCCTGGGTGTCGGCCGTGCCCGTGAGGGCCTCGTCCCGCAGCAGGGCCAGCTCCTCCGGAGTCCGCGTCACCCCGAGCTGCCGGTCGTACTCCAGGCGATCCTCCAGCTTGCAGAGCACGTCGCGGGCCTTGGCGAGGCGCCGATGCAGGGCATCGAGCTGTTCCGGGTCCACCAGCGTGTACACGGCGATGGAATCCGGCGCGTACGTCTCCATGGCCTGGGTATAGGCGCCGAGGATCTGCGCCTGTGACGCGGAAACGGGAACCTCCAGCAATTCGTAATACGACTGTTGCTCGAAGTGGTTCATGGGGACATCACTCCGTCGAGAGCCAACAAGCGATCGGCGATGCTCTGGATGCCCAGGGCAGAGGGGGACTCGGGCTTGTCCAGGACGATGGGACGGCGCTTGCGCACCGCGCGCCAGGCCTCGTCGTCGTAGCGGATGGCGCCGAAATCATCCATTTCGAGGCCGAAGAACTTCTTCCACGCGGACACCACCGCGGCGTTCAGCTTCACGTCCGCGTCCGAGCGAGCCTGATTGAGCACCAGCTTCACGCGGAAGGCGGCCAGTTCCTTCTCCAGCTTCGCCGCGAGCGTGGGGCTCGTCTGGCGCACGTGCTGGACGATCTCCATCGGCGTGCGGGACGAGCCCTCGCGGGTGGACAGGGCGCGCTCCACCAGCCGCTCGATGCCGTACTCCGACTCCACCTGCTGCAACCGCCGGAAGAAGGCGGCCTTGACGAAGCGGTAGGCGTTCTCCACCGAGGTGGGCTCGGGCAGGATCACCAGCACGCCATGGTCGGCGATGATGAAGAAGTCGAGCGTGTTGAAGCTCGAGCCCGCGCCCAGATCGAGGATGAGGTAGTCCACGGATTGGGTCTGCAGGCTGCGCAGCAACCGCTGCTTGTGGGCGTACTTGATGTTGGCCGCGTCCAGCACGTCCAGCGCGCCGGCGATCAGCGACAGGTTCGGCACGCCCGTGGGCACGATGACGTCCTCCAGCCGCGACTTGGGGCGCAGCAGGAAGTCGGACAGCGTCGCCGTGGGCTGGTTCACGCCCAGACACGTGTGCAGGTTGGCCCCGCCCAGATCCGCGTCCACCAGCAGCACGCGTTGTCCTCGCGCGGCCAGCGCGACTCCCAGATTGGAGGACACGAGCGATTTGCCGATCCCGCCCTTGCCTCCTCCCACCGCGATGATGCGGTGGGGGCGGACACGCGCGGTGCCCGTGGGTTCCACGGGAGCGGCGCTGAGAGCGGAAGGCGAGGCTGCGGAGCGGAGAGAGTTCAAGGCAACCGCATCAAAACCCGTCCTGGGCCGCTCGTCGACTCCCTGACCGGACGGAAAGACCCTTCGCCCTCGGACCCAGGTCGCCGCCTCGTCGAGCGAACGGGCGACCACCTGGAATCCGGAGCCCTCCGGTTTCAGTCATCGAGCAATTCTACGTTCCAGTACGACGCATCGGCCAGGTTGAGGAACGGCAACCACTCCCGGTAGGTGACGCGGCGAGACGCGCCGCGAAAGAAGGGCGTCCAGCGGGGCCGGACCGGGGTGCGCAAGAGCTTGATGCCCGCCTGCTCCGGCGTGCGGCCCCCCTTGCGGAGGTTACAGGGCACGCAGGAGCACACCACGTTCTCCCAGCTCGTCTTGCCTCCCTGGGAGCGGGGCATGACGTGGTCCAGGTTCAGCTCCGAGCGCGGGAGCTGCCGGGCGCAGTACTGGCAGGTGTCGTGGTCGCGTGCGTAGATGTTGAGGCGGGAGAAGCGAACCCGACCCCGGGGCAGGTACTCGTAGGCGGAGAGCACCACCACCCGGGGGATGCGGATGCGCCGATTCACGGTGCTGATGGAGTCATGGGCGGTGGTGGCACTCAGGGCCGCCCAGTCGTTGAACTCGTAGAGCCGGTACTGCGAGTCGATGGCCTTGGCCACCCCGAGGTAGAGCAGCAAGACGGCCCGCTTCACCGAGGTGACGTGAACAGGCTGATAGTTGCGGTTCAACACCAGAACGGCGCTGTTCAACATGGCTGCCTTCCCTGTGAAGCCATGGCAACGGCTTCAGCAACCGGCTCGAGGTCCTCCTCCGCCAGGCAGCGGACATCGAGAACGACATCCCCGTCCGAGATCCGCCCGATCACCGGAACGTCCGCTTTCCGAAGACATTCCAGAAAAGCGGCTGGCTGATTGAAATTGAGGACGCACGCGAAAGAAGGCAACCGGGCCGCGGGCATCGCCCCTCCCCCTACCTGTCCGGAAACAGGCGCGACCCGGGCATGGATGCCTTTGAGGGCCAACAAGGAGAGCAGCCGCCGCGCGCGCGCTTCCAACACGGGCGCGGGCGTGGTGAGCAGCCGGTAGGTGGGAATCGCCTCCAGGCAGCCATCCCGGTACAACTCCAGGGTGGCCTCCAGCGCGGCGACCGTCATCTTGTCGACGCGCAGGGCCCGGGTGAGCGGGTGTTGCCGGAGGCGGGCGAGCAGCGCGGCGCGGCCCACGAGGAGGCCCGCCTGGGGCCCTCCCAGCAGCTTGTCGCCGGAGAAGGCCACCACGTCGGCGCCCGCGGCGACCGTGGCGGGAACGGTGGGCTCGTGGACGAAGTCCTCGCCCGGCGGGGACACCAGGGCACCCGAGCCCAGGTCCACCAGCACGGGCACGCCGCGCGCGCGGCCGAGCACCGCCAGCTCCTTGACCTCCACCTCGGCGGTGAAGCCCACCAGGGCGAAGTTGGAGCGGTGCACCTTCATCAACACACCGGTGTCCGGCGTGAGGGCGGACTCATAATCCGAGCGCCGGGTGCGGTTGGTGGTGCCCACCTCCACGAGCCGGGCCCCGGACTGCTTCATCACGTCGGGCACCCGGAAGCCGCCGCCAATCTCCACCAGCTCACCGCGAGACACGATGGCCTCGCGGCCCGAGGCCAGCGCGGCGAGCATCAACAGCGCCGCGCCCGCGCAGTTGTTCACCACCAGGGCATCCTCGGCGCCGGTGAGCTGGGTGAGCAGCTCGACGACGGGGGCGTAGCGGCTGCCCCGCTCGCCCTCCTCCAGGTCATATTCGAGGTTGCAGAAGCCGCGCGCCACGCTGGCCACGCGCGCCACGGCCTCCAGGGCCAGGGGAGCCCGGCCGAGGTTGGTGTGCAGCACCACCCCGGTGGCGTTGAACACGGGCCTCAGGTTCGGGGTGGACAGGGCGCGCAGGGCCTCGTCCACGTCCGCGTCCTCGAAGGTGCGCTCCTCGCCCTGGAGCAGCCGCTCACGCACGGACGCCACCGCCAGACGAAGCGCGGCAACGGCCCGGGCTCGGGGAACGCCCGCCAGACGCGCCTCCAGGGAGGGGCGGCGGAGGAGCTGCTCGATGGAGGGGAGTGCGCGCAGCCGCGCGTTCTTCCCCCCGTCTTCGGTCGAGGGTGCACCCACGCCCACAAGTGTAAGAGGCAACGGGCGCGCGCGCCAGCCAACCCCCTTCCCTTCACCTCGAAGTCACTTCGGGCTCCACCGCCTATCAGGGACAGATGCCCTGAGCCGAGCGCCCTCGCGGGCTCACCCGCGCAACCGGGGGATGCCCGGAGCGGGAGGCTCGATCGGAGCGGTCTCCTCGCCCGGATCCTGGTGCCGGGGCTTGCGCTGCATCATCTGGAAGACGTGCGTGCGCTCCAGGTGTCTCGCGTTGGTGCCCTCCCGCCACCGCTCGTCGTCCACGGGCTTCTTCTCGGCGGGCGGCGGTGGCTCGGCCGGCGGGACCTCGGGAGCCATCTCCGGAGCCTTCGCGAACGGAGCCTTCGCGGACGGAGCCTTCGCGGACGGAGCCTTCGCGGACGGAGCCTTCGCGGGCACCTTCGCCGCGGATGCCTTCGCTTGAGGGTCCTTCGCGGGCGAGGCCTTCGCGGCGGCCTTCTGCTCGGCCCTGGTGGCCTCGCGCTCGGCCTGGAGCTTCTTCGCCTG encodes:
- a CDS encoding MinD/ParA family ATP-binding protein, with product MNSLRSAASPSALSAAPVEPTGTARVRPHRIIAVGGGKGGIGKSLVSSNLGVALAARGQRVLLVDADLGGANLHTCLGVNQPTATLSDFLLRPKSRLEDVIVPTGVPNLSLIAGALDVLDAANIKYAHKQRLLRSLQTQSVDYLILDLGAGSSFNTLDFFIIADHGVLVILPEPTSVENAYRFVKAAFFRRLQQVESEYGIERLVERALSTREGSSRTPMEIVQHVRQTSPTLAAKLEKELAAFRVKLVLNQARSDADVKLNAAVVSAWKKFFGLEMDDFGAIRYDDEAWRAVRKRRPIVLDKPESPSALGIQSIADRLLALDGVMSP
- a CDS encoding helix-turn-helix domain-containing protein, producing MNHFEQQSYYELLEVPVSASQAQILGAYTQAMETYAPDSIAVYTLVDPEQLDALHRRLAKARDVLCKLEDRLEYDRQLGVTRTPEELALLRDEALTGTADTQAPAPESSEAEAVELLETDVVVEDSRTVAAAPVVTAAPAVEPAPVVDAPVAETAPARVAAPEQVAAPVVEAAPVVEPAPVAQETAPVVDAASVVVDLTAMLEAAPVGEEAPIVVEASPVAVTPPPPPPPEALLPEPPAGTKPVIHARPSAPVRRHGGVIPPPLPARPGLRPSPTRPEPEPSRAVSRPPPGQPPGEASVSPPAGSIPPAESPLNPASMKGRDSRTRLKTVVDIAIDAEFNGELLRQVREGRNLSPHSLADRTRISVRHVENIEADRYDQLPAPVYLRGMLMSMARELGLDPLRVSRSYMALASSEDKKKR
- the selA gene encoding L-seryl-tRNA(Sec) selenium transferase encodes the protein MGAPSTEDGGKNARLRALPSIEQLLRRPSLEARLAGVPRARAVAALRLAVASVRERLLQGEERTFEDADVDEALRALSTPNLRPVFNATGVVLHTNLGRAPLALEAVARVASVARGFCNLEYDLEEGERGSRYAPVVELLTQLTGAEDALVVNNCAGAALLMLAALASGREAIVSRGELVEIGGGFRVPDVMKQSGARLVEVGTTNRTRRSDYESALTPDTGVLMKVHRSNFALVGFTAEVEVKELAVLGRARGVPVLVDLGSGALVSPPGEDFVHEPTVPATVAAGADVVAFSGDKLLGGPQAGLLVGRAALLARLRQHPLTRALRVDKMTVAALEATLELYRDGCLEAIPTYRLLTTPAPVLEARARRLLSLLALKGIHARVAPVSGQVGGGAMPAARLPSFACVLNFNQPAAFLECLRKADVPVIGRISDGDVVLDVRCLAEEDLEPVAEAVAMASQGRQPC
- a CDS encoding HNH endonuclease, with the translated sequence MLNSAVLVLNRNYQPVHVTSVKRAVLLLYLGVAKAIDSQYRLYEFNDWAALSATTAHDSISTVNRRIRIPRVVVLSAYEYLPRGRVRFSRLNIYARDHDTCQYCARQLPRSELNLDHVMPRSQGGKTSWENVVCSCVPCNLRKGGRTPEQAGIKLLRTPVRPRWTPFFRGASRRVTYREWLPFLNLADASYWNVELLDD